The Chitinivibrionales bacterium DNA segment CCAACTCATTAATTTACTTAATACAACTCGCTCATCAATTCCCAAAGCCCCTGAATCGCCATGGCGGTGGTGTCGCCCTTGAGCGCCGTTTCGTTCCGGACGTCGGTGCCGTTGCCGAAAATGGTGTTGCGGCCGGCAAGGGGCCGCGACCCGATCTGCAGGCACACGCCGATCGTGTTGCTGGTGATGACGTTGTCCACGAGCACCGGCGTGGCAAAGTCCGCGACAACGCCGTACACGTTGCGGAAGAATTTGCAGTCCTTCACGTGGGGCGCGGCCTGCTTGGTGCAGTACAGGCCCACGTGGTTGCCCGCGAATTCGCACGAGTCAAACACCGGGCCCGCCTCCCACACCAGGCCGCGGTACATTCCCTCGAACCGGCAGTTGCGGCAGTAGGCGCCGGCTCTTTTCCCGTAAATCAAAAAGCCGCACCA contains these protein-coding regions:
- a CDS encoding right-handed parallel beta-helix repeat-containing protein; the encoded protein is MKTFISTIVIILSALTSASAKNESFTISRDTVLTGTFEVPESLTCVIKPGTTIKFSGYYKFVVRGLLIARGTAAEPITFTCVNRPHGAVAPPCWCGFLIYGKRAGAYCRNCRFEGMYRGLVWEAGPVFDSCEFAGNHVGLYCTKQAAPHVKDCKFFRNVYGVVADFATPVLVDNVITSNTIGVCLQIGSRPLAGRNTIFGNGTDVRNETALKGDTTAMAIQGLWELMSELY